In Benincasa hispida cultivar B227 chromosome 8, ASM972705v1, whole genome shotgun sequence, the sequence ccgttgaagctctgtgcgaaggtcatttctaccagaagagtaagcctgagagggaagctctcctctccatttcttccacacgccggcaagcacaaccTCCGTTcggaatctgtgtcaagacgttgacactctttctatattttcttctaatctctatttcattattgtattcatcttcttaatctttcattcacaccatgtatcgaatgcttaatcttagtattaaatgttatgatcattacaattatcatctctctgtctatttccgttcatccataatccattttctttgtgatgttttcctaattccatgggtaattagcaagaattaagcaagtaaattaatttgtgttaaggaaataattaagtttagctaaagcatgctcgatggcatcttcacttgtgagagcagaagtgaagatgttattccacctatcgagaggaggttggaagaatgcgttaactaaagcgagtagtacttccagagatggaagcggttgtgttcatcacgttcatccctgtttcaccatagagatatgggaatgcggccgatcaccgagaggtgtacgccaagggaaagcggaaccttagttacatctttaacgcagttgacaaacttgcgttgtttttactatttactctttctatttctaattcatccataaagacttgccatcgcataccacgatcctttgtataacttcacagttaGTCTCGACCttagtatcatgtatcttgtatcttgtatcatattgtttaggattttattttattaatgcaactttattttattaatgcaattttattttcatcgcattttagattcctgtataaacccaattctttattaattgtaaaaaccggtcgcatgtatcacaaaagtaatgcATTAACGAAAataatccctgtgtttgacctcggattattctgagaaacttgcattggaattatacttggtttcagcacaagaaaacttgtgacacgcattactctatcgcaaactacaagcatatcattaacaacgcatatttagaagtagtttCGCATAAagattaaagatataaaaacatcgtgtcaagtttatggcacagTGCACGCATAATAAGGAAAGCCATCTTTAGAGTTTACAAGTTTATgagagactccgggagaattaggacaccaatcccaacaacaatTAAATTCGTTTACAACTGCAGAATGAAGGAAGGAACTTTCGTAAGGGAACATGTTTtaaacatgatggttcacttcaataTTGCAGAAGTGAACGAAGTCGTCATGAATAAGAAGAGTCAAGTTGAATTCATCATGCGTCTATTCCGAAAgcttttttcaattcaaaatgaaTGCCATGATGAACAAGATAGAGTATAACTTGACGACTCTTCTCAACAAACTCCAGATTTACgaatctttattaaaaaataaaggttCAGAGGCTGAAGAAATTGTTGCTTCCACTTCAAAGAGGAAACCCCAGAAAATTTTGTCTTTTAGGAGTAAATCTGGCCCTTCTTTCTCCGAGAATAGAggtatttaaaagaaaaagagggaAACTTGGAAGGGGAAGGCTCCAGCTGCATAGAAAGGCAGAAAGGAAGTtgccaaaggaaaatgtttccattgcaatgaaAATAGGCATTGGAAAATAAATTTCCCTAAATATCTTGCCAAGAAGAaaactgaaaaagaaagaaaaggtaaattagatttactagttattgaaacatgtatagtggagaatgaagattctacctggatattggattcaggggccactaatcatgtttgtttttcttctcaaaAAACTAGTTTCTAGAGGCagcttgaagaagatgagattatTCTCCTGGTTGGATCAGGGGAGCGTATCTCAGCAAAAGCAATGGGAGCTGTTAAGTTAacttttggaaatagatatCTGTATTTAGAAAATGTTCTTTATGTACCTTCTTGTACAAtaaatttgatatctatttccTGTTTGTTGGAAGATTTGTACAAAGTAAATTTTTGTCTTATTAAAGCGTTCATTACAAAAAGAGGTATACAAATCTGTTCTGCAAACtaagaaagtaacttatataagttaaaaccATCTAAAGTTGAAGTTGTATATAATacagaaatgtttaaaatagctgaaactcaaagaaaaaggcAACGCATTCTCAAAGtatctatctttggcacttgagatttggccacattaatctcaataggattgaaagactggctaaaaatggacttctaaacaaattaaaagatgtCTCTTTACTGCCATATGAGTCATGTCtcaaaggaaaaatgacaaaaagatctttttctagaaaagatCTTCGAGCCAAGGTTACATTCGGACCTCTATGGGCCGATGAGTGTTAAAGCATGTgaaggttatgaatatttcattagttttatagatgattattcgaggtatggttacatttacctaattcattttatgtctgaagctcttgaaaagttcaaggaatttaagaccgaggttgagaaccaattaggtaaatctattaaaacactttgatcagatcaagGTAGGGAGTATTTGGATttgaaattccaggactatatgatagaacacgggattcagtcacaactctctgcacctggaatacctcaatagaatggtgtatctgaacGGAAAAATAGAAACTTGTTAGATATGGTTAGGTccacaaggctatgcgatcgtttgcgttcgcgaaaatctgctcaagaaggtggcagCATAAAgtcggcgcatcaaggtgaaagcttaataaatcacgataggatagaaagctgatgacggtcgaatccaaatttagttgacaagccgttaacgacacactggagtaaatacactcaacttttcagtgaattaatcgacgcatcagacagagaagtaatgacatcccatcagtgcaatcatttgagagaaaaatgtcTTCActctgaagctctataaataccgatgGCCACTTTCATTAAAGGAGTTCGGTTCGGTTCTATTCcagttgagccatatagagagttcaccatacAAATATAGTTAGcatttgttcatagttttcttacacttaaaaggcggaggcgagagaagagagaaaatgtcgaaagatcattcctggtcagctcgagagagtgccaggaAGCATTGAGAATgaagagagggtcgactcttgcgaaagcaagaatattctttgagcaaagtagagaaaaacaatgtaaaatccttgggaagcaagaaattgctaccaggctccctatctttattttccattgtcattctgtattttgatttcatttatagaatggaacctgcatttctacatctattcactctctttacattagcatgagtaactaaactttcgaatgagtttagaagtacttagctagcatgacctaagatcttcattgtatgcgatcatcttgtcttatgttgcatcCACCAcccttttagagctactcgagagagagtctaaagaaagaacctaagacttgagagagctaggttagaatctagacttgataAAGTAAGATTAGatccgcataagcaagagatagagacttagagataactTCTGTTTattaacatgcatcgcatgcaccctagagacaGGTTAaggtagtatgcggtcgccttgtgtatgtgtgtttcattcatcatcgcatatacaagagtagagacttagacataagtcctatagacatcatcgcatacatcgcatgcgtcctaagaCTAGGAaccatagcatttgcattgagagagaCTTAccgttgtatgtatgtagcatgatcgcataacatgaacgtaatcttaggaagtgttagctaaattccttctcaacccgttcccctaCATACTCATCATATCTtttgtattattaactcttttctcaattccgccgcatagaatttatacattaaacaaacataccgaccaacgcattgttttatttgtcatcgCAAAGTTATCAGAAATCACCGTCACATACTGTTCCATAGTCCTTATGTtcaaccctgggcttaccaggcaacttagtagggtttatacttggatcttgctaagaaaacttgcatgcacaacgcatacaccaccatcgcaatttataccattatttcattgcattaaccacgcatcaagtttttggcgccgttgtcggggactacgGCAATACAtattgtgctaacggtaactttttgattttctttgcaactCTCCATCCCTGTGCATTGCCTCTCCttaggtaagggaagaagcgggtgtcgtatgagcgaaggaGAAAATCCTGAGCCCAATTACGACCCATAGATCGAGAGAACttttcgaagaagaagaagaaacagccGCCAATGACAATAAGAGAAAGATCCCAACATGGCAAAGCAACCAGAAGACAGAgcaccaaatgcaaataatatcatggcgaatCCCATCCTCTTGGCGAACGATCGTAATAGGCCTATCtaggactatgcgtcgcccaacctttatgatttctcaccaagaatcatgaggccagccttAGATGGAtcgagattcgaaatgaaaccgatgatgctgcagatgattcaaactaTCGGACAGTTTGGCGGTAGACGTGGCGAGGATccacacgcccacctccgaagttttattgagaTCTACAATacgtttgtgttcccaaacatctccgcTGAGGAGGTTCGATTAACACTGTTCCCATTTTCATTATGTGACCAGACatggaaatgggcttattctctcgaaccaagggagattacatcatgggaacaggtagtggagaagttcatgaagaagtacttgcCCCCGACGGAGAACGCtagaaggaggaagttgatcactaattttgaacaggatattcacgaatcgctcagtgacgcctgggcaaggtttaagaggttggtaagagattgcccgcATAACGGCTTATCAGATTGTTtacagatggaaattttctaccacagtttgaaccctgcatcgcaAACAGCTGCCAATACGGTagcagctggaggtctgcttgacaaaacttatgatgaggctaagaacatATTTTAATCAACATCTTTATTACCTAACCTGAGAGTTTGAAGCTGTGGAAACCCGTGGATAACTCGAAATCAACTCCAAAACTCCATTGATCTGCTTTGACCGAATTTTCGAGTAGCTTCTATTTACCAATGAATTTGTCAACTTCCATCCAAAATTAGCACAAAAATCCTTCATGAAAAACGTCGAAAAACCTTTTAACTTACCAACCTCAAAATTTCAACTTTTGACTCCATTTTCTACAACTCGAAATCCTCAAAACTCCATAGCTTGTTTAGAAACATCTAAATTGCAAACTAGTTTTGGTTTTTCCCTCAATGTCCTTAgcttccacaactccaaagacTCCGACAACCCACGAGTCTCTTCTCCACTCGATCCTCTATCGTTTAGTTGAAAGGAAATGTAAGTTGTTCGAGAGAAAAGGGTAGTGCCGACTCAATTTACCAAactttcattttccttttttaatttaccaaacttaattttaattttaattattcatttatttattttaacccCATTTTGCACCAAGAGTTAACCTCACAAACAATGCTAAATATACCAATCATTCCATTTAGGGAAATTCAAGTTCTAGAACTTATCATTCTATTAGtctctattaatgatagacttctatcagcatctatctaTAGTGGACATTGATAACAATGTCTACCACAACTAGCTAAACGCAACCAAACTCAAATCTAGCATCTTACTTCACgagtaaaatcaattttaacaccaaaacttaattttttaaaaaaatgaattagcAAGCCTTGAATTTGATAGTGATGGTCATCAGCCATCACAAAATTTGTACATGCAATTTAATCAGATAAGCACATAAAACCATGCTTATATTCACATACATAAATAAGTTGATTTGATTAAGGTATTCCCAAAAAATCGTGTCGGGGAAGAAAATTAGTTAGATGACTAAAGATTTgggaaatttgaaaaatgagagGGAGAGAGAATTAGCCATTTCTAGTAGAGAATTCTATTCTCTTAACGCTAAACTTCCACGAACAGCCTCAATCATGGCGGACAGCGTACTAGAGAATCCTTCAACAGTAGTCCAGCTCAACAAGAACAAGTCCTAAGCATTTATGTGGATTTGGATCTACAAGCATGCTTCTTCGTTGTTACATATGGTTTGTTCCATCGGTAGCTTCCTTCTTTTGCCCAAAACAAAATTATGGAAACTTAATCATTgttcaagaaccaaacaaaattaacccaaaacaCAAGATTGAGCTGCACGAATCTGAGTTAGAAAAAGAGAGAGTGAATCTAAcagaaaaaataatagaaaaagagagagattttcttattttgtgtaaatagatTTCCttaattttctataaaaacATGCAATCCTAAAAACTAAATtctcacttttgtttttttcccctgAAAATATAAgtctaaatttgtaatttaacataCAACCTTTTTTTGTTAAAGGTAGAATCATACCCCTTTCTATAAAATAGGGGAAAACGGAAAGGCAATTAACTTTGTATTGTTCCTTTTTCTGTTTTCCATAGAATTTTGACTTCTGTTTTCATGATTAGTAAATTGGTCTGAAGTTGCTTTATGAGATTTTTGGAAAATTGTTTTGGTTAGAAAATTGAGTGTGCATGTTCTCATCCTGATTACGCATCTATTAAATTATGCATCATGAATTCACAAATCAAATCTGCTCTGCTCCAATTTAGTTGCCTTTATCGACATGCATTCGATTTCTTGATCTATTCTCTCTCTTCCCacgaccattgatttctcttCGATTTCTCATCTcgatttaattttctttgtcaATCCTTCCATGGCCGATTCGCCCAAGAAGATTATCATCGACACCGACCCTGGCATCGGtaaattttcttattctttCTGATTAAgcctttttttccctctctttttagACTAATCGAACAAATTTTGCAAGGGGATCCGGTTGGGGCAGTATTTTGCTGATGACTTCTATTCCTGTAGATGATGCTATGGCGATTTTTCTGGCTTTACAATCGCCAGAGTTAGAAGTGCTTGGACTAACGACTATTTTTGGGAATGTTTATACTACTCTTTCCACAAGAAATGCGTTGCATTTGGTGAGTAATTTGATAAACAGAAATGATAAAATTGCTCTTTAATCTACTTCTGCTTAAGATTGTTTATCTCTTGATTGTTTTTCCTTTCTCCTACTTTTTCAGTTCCCcttttgatatattatatgatgttaATTTATGTTTGTCCATCAGTTGGAGATTGCTGGTCGAACTGATATCCCAGTGGCTGAAGGATCGCACGTCACAATAACTGTAAACTCATTATCTTCCATTGAGTTCTCATATCATATCTACTTGTTTTGACAGTTTCAGGACCTTTTTCTGTCCAGGAGCTTTGTCTAACCTCTGCCCAttttataatcttttttttttcaacattaAACTTGTAAAGGTAATCTGTGAACATACAATTAGTTGAAGGGAATGTTGAAATACCAAATTTTTTGGAATGTTGATATTCGTTAGGTGGGGGGGACAAAAAAATCACTTGAGttcataaatcaaattttacaCGTACATCACTATTAGTATTTATATTCATATAACTCAATATTTTTCAagtttcatttgattttttcatGACATTATGAGTACATAGATATTTGCTCTTCATATTAACATTGAACCCtctgaatatatatatatatatatatattatatatcaacgGAAATTttacacatttaatttataAGGCCTTTGGGACCAAATTTATTGATAAAGAATTGTAATATTTTCTGCAAGATACTAAGGACATTACTTAGCTAATGTTCACACCTAACTATGATTTCCTTTTTCACATGTTGGCATTTGAGATGTCAATACAACAATGTAACTCATTGATGATTGAATGTtgtctcttttttctttttggttggGATATTTTTTAACTTGAAATGCTATTCGTATGAAGAATGGTACAAAGCTTCGTGTTGCTGATTTTGTCCATGGGATCGATGGACTTGGAAACCAAAATTTTCCACCTCCAAATGGGAAGCCAATTGACCAGGCAGCTGCTGCTTTTCTTGTTGAGCAGGCAAATCTTTACCCTGGAGAAGTAACAGTTGTGGCACTAGGACCACTTACAAATATTGCACTGGTCAGATTCTAAATTCCTAAGCAAAATGTAATTTTCACATTACTTCAGTCCAATTTACCCACATAAGGTTTATATAGGCTTTGCAATTAGATCCtggatttcaaaagaaaattgggAAGATTATTATTCTTGGTGGCGCATTCTTTGTCAATGGAAATGTAAATCCTGCTGCAGAAGCCAATGTAAGTTACTTTACCCTTTCAATTCAACAACAGCTCTTATGAGTGATTGTCTCCTCCTGTCACTACTTTTACGCTTGAAACTGTATTTCTCTACCTTGTGTTTCCTACATTTATGTATATTCTTAAGATTTTTATGTTACTAGGAAATGCTGGTACATGAAATATTTACTAATGTGTGTATGAGgacataaatataaaaaaaaaaatatatacatataattgcAGTCATTATTACCAAAGACCTTAatattgtgatagttttcaGTAAAACCATTGAGAGTTTAATAATTTTGCATCTGTATTATTATCGAGAGACTTAAGTTGTGAAGGTAATaatattttggttaaaaaacatttttggtCCTTGAACTTTGATTAAAATAACAAtctagtccctaaactttagtTAGTATAGTCCTTGTACTTCTcgatttgtaacaatttagtccttaaactttacgAAGTAAAATTTAGTCTTGCACTTCACCAtttataacgatttagtccTTACTATGAAATATATcattaagatttaatgaaatttcattctcATTAGATTGGGAGGGGAGAgagacattttttttcttgttaacCAAAGGTTTAGATTGATAAATtgaatgagaatcaattttattttattttattttttataaactataaagaaTAAGTCGTTATATTATAAATGCTAACACTTCATTTTAAAGAGATTTTTCATAATAGGAACTAGATTGTTGCAAATTTTTAGCATTGGGATTAATTTGTTACTTTTAAAGGTTGAGGACTAAATTGATACATATTAAAGTTTAAgcactaaattgttacaaatttgataGTATAGAGACCTAAATTGTTAcgaactaaatttcaaaaactaaattgttacttctaTGAAAATTTATAGGGagtaaaagtgttttttaacctaatattttaatatgttaTTGAAATATTATTTACTCATCAGTATTATTTAGTCATAATTATAGTAATTTCTACTAATATTTCGTATGAGcataaagattgaaaacctagAGAGTTGTATCAATGGATTGCTTTTCTATGCCTCAACACCCTGTTCTGTAATTAGTTTCATAGGACCTAATACTGATTTTGTTGCCAATTCATCTTTGTTAGTTTCACCGTGGAGAAAATACTAAAATCCTTTTATACAaccatatttttttagttcacaaGAAATGTTCTAACATACCAGATAATATCAGAAACTTCCACTTTTACTATTTTATCTGTTTCTAAAATTAGTTTCCTCACGGTGAAGCTTAAAATAGTGCATCTTTAGCACCCCATGAAAAACTATATTTGTTACGATTTTATTTTGGTGCTCGTTTCCCTTTGCTTCATGTTTTCCCttaaaacattaaataataGTTACATTTGGTGAAACTAGACCCCGTTTGATAGTCTTttcgtttttggtttttagttttgaaaattaagcttgtaAGTACTACTTCCATCCATAAGCTTTATACTTTGTTatcaatttttttcctaatgttttcaaaatccaagtcaagttttgaaattagttttcaaaattttatttttgttttcagaattttaATAGGAATT encodes:
- the LOC120083507 gene encoding probable uridine nucleosidase 2 isoform X2, with the translated sequence MTSIPVDDAMAIFLALQSPELEVLGLTTIFGNVYTTLSTRNALHLLEIAGRTDIPVAEGSHVTITNGTKLRVADFVHGIDGLGNQNFPPPNGKPIDQAAAAFLVEQANLYPGEVTVVALGPLTNIALALQLDPGFQKKIGKIIILGGAFFVNGNVNPAAEANIFGDPEAADMVFTSGANVIVLGLNVTHQVVLTEADREKLASSDGKFAKYLCKIMDIYFSYHKDSYDIKGVYLHDPAIVLAAVDPSLFTYTEGVVRVQTTGITRGLTILFNNQKRFGEVSEWCDKPTVKVAITVDAPAAVKLVMDRLIAS
- the LOC120083507 gene encoding probable uridine nucleosidase 2 isoform X1 — encoded protein: MADSPKKIIIDTDPGIDDAMAIFLALQSPELEVLGLTTIFGNVYTTLSTRNALHLLEIAGRTDIPVAEGSHVTITNGTKLRVADFVHGIDGLGNQNFPPPNGKPIDQAAAAFLVEQANLYPGEVTVVALGPLTNIALALQLDPGFQKKIGKIIILGGAFFVNGNVNPAAEANIFGDPEAADMVFTSGANVIVLGLNVTHQVVLTEADREKLASSDGKFAKYLCKIMDIYFSYHKDSYDIKGVYLHDPAIVLAAVDPSLFTYTEGVVRVQTTGITRGLTILFNNQKRFGEVSEWCDKPTVKVAITVDAPAAVKLVMDRLIAS